The genomic region CTGAGGACAGTCCGTGACAGGGTAAAATCAGCTTTTCTGGAAAAGCCGGAAGGTGAGCATCTTGCCCTTTTGGTCTTTCAGAACCAGCAGGTGCGTGCCGGCAGCCAGGCCGGAAACCCTTATCTGCGCTTCACTGCTGTCGAGTTTTTGCGAAGCGACCAGTTTTCCATTCATGTCGAATACTTCTGCGGTGCCCGACTGC from Candidatus Woesearchaeota archaeon harbors:
- a CDS encoding T9SS C-terminal target domain-containing protein, which codes for QSGTAEVFDMNGKLVASQKLDSSEAQIRVSGLAAGTHLLVLKDQKGKMLTFRLFQKS